The following coding sequences are from one Lolium rigidum isolate FL_2022 chromosome 6, APGP_CSIRO_Lrig_0.1, whole genome shotgun sequence window:
- the LOC124662564 gene encoding protein NRT1/ PTR FAMILY 2.13-like has product MSSVAIPKCIFSMCDGGRPEAPVPPTVSGKQFGAGDEAGEDAGGGTTLRPRGWMAVMFIIGFFTATAMAFSAFSQPITNYLIKHYSMKANAATDLANIFSGTSNFSPVVGAFVADAFCGRFRTLLFGTIAGFLGMVAITLTATIHQLKPPSCGVLARQAGTCAGPSGLQRAVLYIAMGLLVVGTGATSPTSLPFGADQFDERRHKEGLRRYYSGYYVVTMMATFLALTVIAYVQDKVSWGLGLAIPTALMLATFVVFLVGTPWYVYVLPEGSIFASVARVAVASCRKWRLRLQHPNDAQRQEALLYSDPPPAAGRVVDFRLPLTLQLSFLNKAAMVTDADEKRPDGFPARPWKLCSVQQVEEVKCIVKIIPIWISGVLWFIGMVEISNYTFLQVLTMDLHMGKNFSIPPVSIFAIFYLSVALFLPIYELLIAPVAQRLTKTEGGLTLLQRQGVGLAISVLPFLIAAMVERRRRDSALGHGGTSPQSVFLVAPQLVVMGLSAAFSMVGQMEFYNTQFPHQMRTLGNAAFYCAQGAGNYLATLVVKVVNTRTRLPGGGGWVSDDINAGRLDYFYYSMAVFGAVNLVYFLVCSNFYRYKDQ; this is encoded by the exons ATGTCATCAGTTGCAATTCCAAAGTGTATCTTTTCGATGTGTGACGGCGGCCGACCGGAAGCACCTGTGCCTCCCACGGTAAGCGGCAAGCAGTTCGGGGCCGGCGACGAAGCGGGCGAAGACGCCGGCGGCGGGACGACGCTGCGGCCGAGAGGATGGATGGCCGTCATGTTCATCATCG GATTCTtcacggcgacggccatggcgTTCAGCGCCTTCTCCCAGCCCATCACCAACTACCTCATCAAGCACTACAGCATGAAGGCGAACGCGGCGACAGACCTGGCTAATATCTTCAGCGGCACCTCCAACTTCTCCCCGGTGGTCGGAGCCTTCGTCGCCGACGCATTTTGTGGCAGGTTCCGGACTTTGCTGTTCGGAACCATAGCCGGCTTCCTT GGAATGGTGGCGATCACACTGACCGCGACGATCCATCAGCTCAAGCCGCCATCATGCGGCGTCCTGGCGCGGCAAGCCGGCACGTGCGCGGGCCCGTCGGGCCTCCAGCGCGCTGTGCTGTACATCGCCATGGGGCTGCTCGTCGTCGGCACAGGCGCCACGAGTCCGACCAGCCTGCCATTTGGCGCGGACCAGTTCGATGAGAGGCGCCACAAGGAAGGGCTCAGACGCTACTACAGCGGGTACTACGTCGTCACCATGATGGCCACGTTCCTGGCGCTCACCGTCATAGCGTACGTCCAGGACAAGGTGAGCTGGGGCCTTGGCCTTGCAATCCCAACGGCTCTCATGCTGGCCACCTTTGTCGTGTTCCTCGTCGGCACGCCGTGGTACGTCTACGTGCTGCCCGAGGGCAGCATCTTCGCTAGCGTCGCGCGGGTGGCCGTCGCATCTTGCCGGAAGTGGCGGCTCCGGCTGCAGCACCCCAACGACGCGCAGCGGCAGGAGGCGCTACTCTATAGCGAcccccctcccgccgccggccgcgttgTAGACTTCAGGCTCCCGCTCACGCTGCAACTCAGCTTTCTAAACAAGGCTGCCATGGTGACCGACGCCGACGAGAAGCGGCCCGACGGGTTCCCGGCGCGGCCGTGGAAACTTTGCAGCGTACAGCAGGTGGAGGAGGTGAAGTGCATCGTAAAGATCATTCCCATATGGATCTCCGGCGTGCTGTGGTTCATCGGCATGGTAGAGATTTCCAACTACACGTTTCTGCAGGTTCTTACCATGGACCTCCACATGGGCAAGAACTTCTCCATCCCGCCGGTGTCGATATTCGCCATATTCTACCTCTCCGTTGCGCTCTTCCTTCCCATTTACGAGCTACTCATCGCCCCGGTCGCGCAGCGGCTAACCAAGACGGAGGGCGGCCTCACCTTGCTGCAGAGGCAGGGCGTCGGGTTAGCGATCAGCGTGCTGCCCTTCCTGATCGCAGCCATGGTGGAGCGCCGGCGTAGGGACTCCGCGCTGGGACACGGTGGAACGTCGCCACAGTCCGTGTTCCTCGTCGCACCGCAGCTCGTGGTGATGGGCTTGTCCGCGGCGTTCAGCATGGTCGGGCAGATGGAGTTCTACAACACTCAGTTCCCGCACCAGATGCGCACGCTCGGGAACGCAGCTTTCTACTGCGCCCAGGGCGCCGGCAACTATCTGGCCACGCTGGTGGTGAAGGTCGTGAACACGAGGACGAGGCTGCCTGGCGGTGGCGGATGGGTCAGCGACGACATCAACGCAGGGAGGCTGgactacttctactactccatggcCGTGTTCGGGGCGGTCAACCTCGTCTACTTCCTCGTCTGCTCCAACTTCTATCGGTACAAGGACCAGTAG